In Strix aluco isolate bStrAlu1 chromosome 22, bStrAlu1.hap1, whole genome shotgun sequence, a genomic segment contains:
- the ESPN gene encoding espin isoform X4, which produces MALERALLAARQGDVEALRGLRAAGLLRPGLRDALGASPAHHAARAGRLGCLRYLAAEAALRGDARARNGATPAHDAAATGNLACLQWLLTQGGCGVQDTDNSGATILHLAARFGHHEVIDWLLRFGGSDPTAATNTGALPVHYAAAKGDFPSLRLLLGHCPSTLSAQTKTGATPLYLACQEGHLEVTQYLVQDCGADPHVRAHDGMTPLHAAAQMGHNTIIVWLMSFTTVSLSERDAEGATAMHFAASHGHAKVLSWLLLHGGEITADGWGGTPLHDAAENGELECCQILVVNGADLSIRDQDGYTAADLAEYNGHGHCAQYLRTVENMSVEHRVLSRDPSADGECRQPDSGMSSPNTTASVPQARFEVGSPASTLSNYDSCHSSQSSTGEKRGGPPGPPAARVPEPALADMQAYMDMLDPETRPRRRGSAGEGPPPPPPPTFPPPPPPPPAAQLPPPPPGYPAPAPPAAPHTADIYVRAKNNLRHVESQALRRELTSRESSPEGLRRADSTRRSRNFGKQPSTGDYYKQLGHGTAEQPGPQRMAHSEEASPISADTMRNGESKPGAELPPPPPPPPLPDAACPLPPPPPPLAETPAGPRRSSSSTGRGKALRQMKSTKSFNMMSPTGDNSELLAEIKAGKSLKPTPQSKGFTTIFSGSGQAGANAESPVSSPSPTRTPTPPATPEAAGPPRCLAGGSPEPVLNGSSPVPAAGAGAAGEAEALVPSHDEQGRPIPEWKRQVMVRKLQLRMQEEEEQRRKEKEEEARLASMPAWRRDILRKKLEEEREQKRKEQEKLKREEEEKEKEQSEKLRTLGYDETKLAPWQRQIILKKGDIAKH; this is translated from the exons atgGCGCTGGAGCGGGCGCTGCTGGCGGCGCGACAGGGAGACGTGGAGGCTctgcgggggctgcgggcggccgggCTGCTGCGGCCGGGGCTGCGGGACGCCCTGGGCGCCTCCCCCGCCCACCACGCCGCCCGCGCCGGCCGCCTCGGCTGCCTCCGGTACCTGGCGGCCGAGGCCGCGCTCCGCGGGGACGCGCGGGCGCGCAACGGGGCCACACCGGCCCACGACGCCGCCGCCACCGGCAACCTCGCCTGTCTCCAGTGGCTGCTCACGCAGGGGGGCTGCGGCGTGCAG GACACAGACAACTCCGGTGCCACCATCCTACACCTGGCAGCCCGCTTCGGTCACCACGAGGTGATCGACTGGCTCCTCCGCTTCGGGGGCAGCGACCCCACGGCGGCCACCAACACGGGAGCGCTGCCGGTCCACTATGCCGCGGCCAAAGGGGATTTCCCTTCCCTGCGACTCCTCTTGGGACACTGCCCCAG CACGCTGAGTGCCCAGACCAAGACAGGGGCCACCCCGCTGTACCTCGCCTGCCAGGAGGGGCACCTGGAGGTCACCCAGTACCTGGTGCAGGACTGCGGGGCTGACCCCCACGTGCGCGCCCACGACGGCATGACCCCGCTGCACGCTGCCGCCCAGATGGGCCACAACACCATCATTGTCTGGCTG ATGAGCTTCACAACGGTGAGCCTGTCAGAGAGGGACGCCGAGGGGGCCACAGCCATGCACTTCGCCGCCAGCCACGGCCACGCCAAGgtgctgagctggctgctgctgcacggCGGGGAGATCACCGCCGACGGCTGGGGCGGCACGCCGCTGCACGACGCCGCTGAGAACggcgagctggag tgCTGCCAGATCCTGGTGGTGAACGGCGCCGACCTCAGCATCCGCGACCAGGATGGCTACACGGCGGCCGACCTCGCCGAGTACAACGGCCACGGCCACTGCGCCCAGTACCTGCGCACTGTGGAGAACATG AGCGTGGAGCACCGTGTGCTGTCACGGGACCCCTCGGCGGACGGGGAGTGCCGGCAGCCCGACTCGGGCATGTCATCGCCCAACACCACGGCGTCGGTGCCCCAGGCACGCTTCGAGGTGGGCTCCCCTGCCAGCACCCTCTCCAACTACGACTCCTGCCACTCCAGCCAGTCCAGCACCGGGGAGAAGAGGGGCGGCCCCCCGGGGCCCCCCGCTGCCC GGGTGCCCGAGCCGGCGCTGGCGGACATGCAGGCGTACATGGACATGCTGGACCCCGAGACGCGGCCACGGCGCCGGGGGTCGGCAGGCGAGGGTCCCCCCCCACCGCCgccccccaccttccccccaccgccacccccaccccccgccgctCAGctgcccccaccgccccccggctACCCCgcgcccgcgccccccgccgccccccacacCGCCGACATCTACGTGCGGGCCAAGAACAACCTGCGGCACGTGGAGAGCCAGGCGCTGCGCCGAGAG CTGACGTCGCGCGAGAGCAGCCCTGAGGGCCTGCGCAGGGCCGACTCTACCAGGAGGTCGAGGAATTTTGGCAAGCAGCCGAGCACCGGGGACTACTACAAGCAGCTGGGACACGGCACGGCCGAGCAGCCCGGCCCCCAGCGAATGGCGCACAGTGAGGAG GCATCGCCCATCTCGGCCGACACCATGCGCAACGGGGAGAGCAAGCCCGGTGCCGAGCTGCCGCCCCCACCGCCGCCCCCACCGCTGCCCGacgctgcctgcccgctgcccccaCCGCCACCACCGCTGGCTGAGacccccgccggcccccgccgctcctcctcctccacggGAA GAGGAAAGGCGCTCAGGCAGATGAAGA GCACCAAGTCCTTCAATATGATGTCCCCCACTGGTGACAACTCGGAGCTGCTGGCCGAGATCAAGGCTGGGAAGAGCCTCAAGCCGACGCCCCAGAGCAAAGGCTTCACCACCATCTTCTCCGGCAGCGGCCAGGCAGGGGCCAAC gCAGAGTCGCCGGTGTCCTCCCCGTCGCCCACCAGGACGCCCACCCCACCGGCGACCCCTGAGGCTGCCGGGCCGCCGCGCTGCCTGGCAGGGGGCTCACCGGAGCCGGTGCTGAACGGGAGCTCGCCGGTGCCGGCAGCAGGTGCCGGGGCGGCAGGGGAGGCGGAGGCGCTGGTGCCGAGCCACGATGAGCAGGGCCGGCCCATCCCCGAGTGGAAGCGGCAGGTGATGGTGCGCAAGCTGCAGCTCCGcatgcaggaggaagaggagcagcggCGCAAG gagaaggaggaggaggcgcGCCTGGCCAGCATGCCGGCCTGGAGGAGGGACATCCTGCGCaagaagctggaggaggagag GGAGCAGAAACG GAAAGAGCAGGAGAAGCtgaagcgggaggaggaggagaaggagaaggagcagtCGGAAAAGCTAAGGACTCTTGGGTACGATGAGACAAAGCTGGCGCCCTGGCAGCGGCAGATCATCCTCAAGAAGGGGGACATAGCCAAGCACTAG
- the ESPN gene encoding espin isoform X5, which yields MALERALLAARQGDVEALRGLRAAGLLRPGLRDALGASPAHHAARAGRLGCLRYLAAEAALRGDARARNGATPAHDAAATGNLACLQWLLTQGGCGVQDTDNSGATILHLAARFGHHEVIDWLLRFGGSDPTAATNTGALPVHYAAAKGDFPSLRLLLGHCPSTLSAQTKTGATPLYLACQEGHLEVTQYLVQDCGADPHVRAHDGMTPLHAAAQMGHNTIIVWLMSFTTVSLSERDAEGATAMHFAASHGHAKVLSWLLLHGGEITADGWGGTPLHDAAENGELECCQILVVNGADLSIRDQDGYTAADLAEYNGHGHCAQYLRTVENMSVEHRVLSRDPSADGECRQPDSGMSSPNTTASVPQARFEVGSPASTLSNYDSCHSSQSSTGEKRGGPPGPPAARVPEPALADMQAYMDMLDPETRPRRRGSAGEGPPPPPPPTFPPPPPPPPAAQLPPPPPGYPAPAPPAAPHTADIYVRAKNNLRHVESQALRRELTSRESSPEGLRRADSTRRSRNFGKQPSTGDYYKQLGHGTAEQPGPQRMAHSEEASPISADTMRNGESKPGAELPPPPPPPPLPDAACPLPPPPPPLAETPAGPRRSSSSTGSTKSFNMMSPTGDNSELLAEIKAGKSLKPTPQSKGFTTIFSGSGQAGANAESPVSSPSPTRTPTPPATPEAAGPPRCLAGGSPEPVLNGSSPVPAAGAGAAGEAEALVPSHDEQGRPIPEWKRQVMVRKLQLRMQEEEEQRRKEKEEEARLASMPAWRRDILRKKLEEEREQKRKEQEKLKREEEEKEKEQSEKLRTLGYDETKLAPWQRQIILKKGDIAKH from the exons atgGCGCTGGAGCGGGCGCTGCTGGCGGCGCGACAGGGAGACGTGGAGGCTctgcgggggctgcgggcggccgggCTGCTGCGGCCGGGGCTGCGGGACGCCCTGGGCGCCTCCCCCGCCCACCACGCCGCCCGCGCCGGCCGCCTCGGCTGCCTCCGGTACCTGGCGGCCGAGGCCGCGCTCCGCGGGGACGCGCGGGCGCGCAACGGGGCCACACCGGCCCACGACGCCGCCGCCACCGGCAACCTCGCCTGTCTCCAGTGGCTGCTCACGCAGGGGGGCTGCGGCGTGCAG GACACAGACAACTCCGGTGCCACCATCCTACACCTGGCAGCCCGCTTCGGTCACCACGAGGTGATCGACTGGCTCCTCCGCTTCGGGGGCAGCGACCCCACGGCGGCCACCAACACGGGAGCGCTGCCGGTCCACTATGCCGCGGCCAAAGGGGATTTCCCTTCCCTGCGACTCCTCTTGGGACACTGCCCCAG CACGCTGAGTGCCCAGACCAAGACAGGGGCCACCCCGCTGTACCTCGCCTGCCAGGAGGGGCACCTGGAGGTCACCCAGTACCTGGTGCAGGACTGCGGGGCTGACCCCCACGTGCGCGCCCACGACGGCATGACCCCGCTGCACGCTGCCGCCCAGATGGGCCACAACACCATCATTGTCTGGCTG ATGAGCTTCACAACGGTGAGCCTGTCAGAGAGGGACGCCGAGGGGGCCACAGCCATGCACTTCGCCGCCAGCCACGGCCACGCCAAGgtgctgagctggctgctgctgcacggCGGGGAGATCACCGCCGACGGCTGGGGCGGCACGCCGCTGCACGACGCCGCTGAGAACggcgagctggag tgCTGCCAGATCCTGGTGGTGAACGGCGCCGACCTCAGCATCCGCGACCAGGATGGCTACACGGCGGCCGACCTCGCCGAGTACAACGGCCACGGCCACTGCGCCCAGTACCTGCGCACTGTGGAGAACATG AGCGTGGAGCACCGTGTGCTGTCACGGGACCCCTCGGCGGACGGGGAGTGCCGGCAGCCCGACTCGGGCATGTCATCGCCCAACACCACGGCGTCGGTGCCCCAGGCACGCTTCGAGGTGGGCTCCCCTGCCAGCACCCTCTCCAACTACGACTCCTGCCACTCCAGCCAGTCCAGCACCGGGGAGAAGAGGGGCGGCCCCCCGGGGCCCCCCGCTGCCC GGGTGCCCGAGCCGGCGCTGGCGGACATGCAGGCGTACATGGACATGCTGGACCCCGAGACGCGGCCACGGCGCCGGGGGTCGGCAGGCGAGGGTCCCCCCCCACCGCCgccccccaccttccccccaccgccacccccaccccccgccgctCAGctgcccccaccgccccccggctACCCCgcgcccgcgccccccgccgccccccacacCGCCGACATCTACGTGCGGGCCAAGAACAACCTGCGGCACGTGGAGAGCCAGGCGCTGCGCCGAGAG CTGACGTCGCGCGAGAGCAGCCCTGAGGGCCTGCGCAGGGCCGACTCTACCAGGAGGTCGAGGAATTTTGGCAAGCAGCCGAGCACCGGGGACTACTACAAGCAGCTGGGACACGGCACGGCCGAGCAGCCCGGCCCCCAGCGAATGGCGCACAGTGAGGAG GCATCGCCCATCTCGGCCGACACCATGCGCAACGGGGAGAGCAAGCCCGGTGCCGAGCTGCCGCCCCCACCGCCGCCCCCACCGCTGCCCGacgctgcctgcccgctgcccccaCCGCCACCACCGCTGGCTGAGacccccgccggcccccgccgctcctcctcctccacggGAA GCACCAAGTCCTTCAATATGATGTCCCCCACTGGTGACAACTCGGAGCTGCTGGCCGAGATCAAGGCTGGGAAGAGCCTCAAGCCGACGCCCCAGAGCAAAGGCTTCACCACCATCTTCTCCGGCAGCGGCCAGGCAGGGGCCAAC gCAGAGTCGCCGGTGTCCTCCCCGTCGCCCACCAGGACGCCCACCCCACCGGCGACCCCTGAGGCTGCCGGGCCGCCGCGCTGCCTGGCAGGGGGCTCACCGGAGCCGGTGCTGAACGGGAGCTCGCCGGTGCCGGCAGCAGGTGCCGGGGCGGCAGGGGAGGCGGAGGCGCTGGTGCCGAGCCACGATGAGCAGGGCCGGCCCATCCCCGAGTGGAAGCGGCAGGTGATGGTGCGCAAGCTGCAGCTCCGcatgcaggaggaagaggagcagcggCGCAAG gagaaggaggaggaggcgcGCCTGGCCAGCATGCCGGCCTGGAGGAGGGACATCCTGCGCaagaagctggaggaggagag GGAGCAGAAACG GAAAGAGCAGGAGAAGCtgaagcgggaggaggaggagaaggagaaggagcagtCGGAAAAGCTAAGGACTCTTGGGTACGATGAGACAAAGCTGGCGCCCTGGCAGCGGCAGATCATCCTCAAGAAGGGGGACATAGCCAAGCACTAG
- the ESPN gene encoding espin isoform X1 has product MALERALLAARQGDVEALRGLRAAGLLRPGLRDALGASPAHHAARAGRLGCLRYLAAEAALRGDARARNGATPAHDAAATGNLACLQWLLTQGGCGVQDTDNSGATILHLAARFGHHEVIDWLLRFGGSDPTAATNTGALPVHYAAAKGDFPSLRLLLGHCPSTLSAQTKTGATPLYLACQEGHLEVTQYLVQDCGADPHVRAHDGMTPLHAAAQMGHNTIIVWLMSFTTVSLSERDAEGATAMHFAASHGHAKVLSWLLLHGGEITADGWGGTPLHDAAENGELECCQILVVNGADLSIRDQDGYTAADLAEYNGHGHCAQYLRTVENMSVEHRVLSRDPSADGECRQPDSGMSSPNTTASVPQARFEVGSPASTLSNYDSCHSSQSSTGEKRGGPPGPPAARVPEPALADMQAYMDMLDPETRPRRRGSAGEGPPPPPPPTFPPPPPPPPAAQLPPPPPGYPAPAPPAAPHTADIYVRAKNNLRHVESQALRRELTSRESSPEGLRRADSTRRSRNFGKQPSTGDYYKQLGHGTAEQPGPQRMAHSEEASPISADTMRNGESKPGAELPPPPPPPPLPDAACPLPPPPPPLAETPAGPRRSSSSTGRGKALRQMKSTKSFNMMSPTGDNSELLAEIKAGKSLKPTPQSKGFTTIFSGSGQAGANAESPVSSPSPTRTPTPPATPEAAGPPRCLAGGSPEPVLNGSSPVPAAGAGAAGEAEALVPSHDEQGRPIPEWKRQVMVRKLQLRMQEEEEQRRKPRSHSPPLCRCRPPTRGGTPGPTGQPMWEEDMRHLERQLGSLRVMHKPQPVQPLLGWLEDELPPLPPLPAAPAPRRFALAREDPPARGRQPPTLPRSAAVPLATPGGREGPGARGAVGGPGAQHDARHEILGCGVSVRSLKANYEGPGGAPAPLPRVPKRKRVQPPGSTRRPVLEEEYGDGAVRRSRPAVPEPSGPRERAERRKERAVFLFLEHWKKRALGTVPREERPPRPGRRRPAAGRLLARWRSIARRVPGRQIRRLSRATVLYWPQHFLPHVGGSPMPHDSLPLDLFMLGYFQLLEMPLSPEERRFRHLLCYEMFDRLGSHSWHRVRRFHRAALERVEAGHRRWVDGFEDLVQEFFGDGPTAVAESPPEPPPMAPGGEGAAAPVPVPVPELGEFSEEDVCRFIDRSFSFWKEKEAEMSDT; this is encoded by the exons atgGCGCTGGAGCGGGCGCTGCTGGCGGCGCGACAGGGAGACGTGGAGGCTctgcgggggctgcgggcggccgggCTGCTGCGGCCGGGGCTGCGGGACGCCCTGGGCGCCTCCCCCGCCCACCACGCCGCCCGCGCCGGCCGCCTCGGCTGCCTCCGGTACCTGGCGGCCGAGGCCGCGCTCCGCGGGGACGCGCGGGCGCGCAACGGGGCCACACCGGCCCACGACGCCGCCGCCACCGGCAACCTCGCCTGTCTCCAGTGGCTGCTCACGCAGGGGGGCTGCGGCGTGCAG GACACAGACAACTCCGGTGCCACCATCCTACACCTGGCAGCCCGCTTCGGTCACCACGAGGTGATCGACTGGCTCCTCCGCTTCGGGGGCAGCGACCCCACGGCGGCCACCAACACGGGAGCGCTGCCGGTCCACTATGCCGCGGCCAAAGGGGATTTCCCTTCCCTGCGACTCCTCTTGGGACACTGCCCCAG CACGCTGAGTGCCCAGACCAAGACAGGGGCCACCCCGCTGTACCTCGCCTGCCAGGAGGGGCACCTGGAGGTCACCCAGTACCTGGTGCAGGACTGCGGGGCTGACCCCCACGTGCGCGCCCACGACGGCATGACCCCGCTGCACGCTGCCGCCCAGATGGGCCACAACACCATCATTGTCTGGCTG ATGAGCTTCACAACGGTGAGCCTGTCAGAGAGGGACGCCGAGGGGGCCACAGCCATGCACTTCGCCGCCAGCCACGGCCACGCCAAGgtgctgagctggctgctgctgcacggCGGGGAGATCACCGCCGACGGCTGGGGCGGCACGCCGCTGCACGACGCCGCTGAGAACggcgagctggag tgCTGCCAGATCCTGGTGGTGAACGGCGCCGACCTCAGCATCCGCGACCAGGATGGCTACACGGCGGCCGACCTCGCCGAGTACAACGGCCACGGCCACTGCGCCCAGTACCTGCGCACTGTGGAGAACATG AGCGTGGAGCACCGTGTGCTGTCACGGGACCCCTCGGCGGACGGGGAGTGCCGGCAGCCCGACTCGGGCATGTCATCGCCCAACACCACGGCGTCGGTGCCCCAGGCACGCTTCGAGGTGGGCTCCCCTGCCAGCACCCTCTCCAACTACGACTCCTGCCACTCCAGCCAGTCCAGCACCGGGGAGAAGAGGGGCGGCCCCCCGGGGCCCCCCGCTGCCC GGGTGCCCGAGCCGGCGCTGGCGGACATGCAGGCGTACATGGACATGCTGGACCCCGAGACGCGGCCACGGCGCCGGGGGTCGGCAGGCGAGGGTCCCCCCCCACCGCCgccccccaccttccccccaccgccacccccaccccccgccgctCAGctgcccccaccgccccccggctACCCCgcgcccgcgccccccgccgccccccacacCGCCGACATCTACGTGCGGGCCAAGAACAACCTGCGGCACGTGGAGAGCCAGGCGCTGCGCCGAGAG CTGACGTCGCGCGAGAGCAGCCCTGAGGGCCTGCGCAGGGCCGACTCTACCAGGAGGTCGAGGAATTTTGGCAAGCAGCCGAGCACCGGGGACTACTACAAGCAGCTGGGACACGGCACGGCCGAGCAGCCCGGCCCCCAGCGAATGGCGCACAGTGAGGAG GCATCGCCCATCTCGGCCGACACCATGCGCAACGGGGAGAGCAAGCCCGGTGCCGAGCTGCCGCCCCCACCGCCGCCCCCACCGCTGCCCGacgctgcctgcccgctgcccccaCCGCCACCACCGCTGGCTGAGacccccgccggcccccgccgctcctcctcctccacggGAA GAGGAAAGGCGCTCAGGCAGATGAAGA GCACCAAGTCCTTCAATATGATGTCCCCCACTGGTGACAACTCGGAGCTGCTGGCCGAGATCAAGGCTGGGAAGAGCCTCAAGCCGACGCCCCAGAGCAAAGGCTTCACCACCATCTTCTCCGGCAGCGGCCAGGCAGGGGCCAAC gCAGAGTCGCCGGTGTCCTCCCCGTCGCCCACCAGGACGCCCACCCCACCGGCGACCCCTGAGGCTGCCGGGCCGCCGCGCTGCCTGGCAGGGGGCTCACCGGAGCCGGTGCTGAACGGGAGCTCGCCGGTGCCGGCAGCAGGTGCCGGGGCGGCAGGGGAGGCGGAGGCGCTGGTGCCGAGCCACGATGAGCAGGGCCGGCCCATCCCCGAGTGGAAGCGGCAGGTGATGGTGCGCAAGCTGCAGCTCCGcatgcaggaggaagaggagcagcggCGCAAG CCCAGGAGCCACTCGCCGCCCCTGTGCCGGTGCAGGCCACCCACCCGCGGGGGCACGCCGGGACCCACCGGGCAGCCGATGTGGGAGGAGGACATGCGGCACCTGGAGAGGCAGCTGGGGAGCCTGCGGGTGATGCACAAGCCGCAGCCGGTGCAGCCGCTGCTGGGGTGGCTGGAGGATGAgctgccgccgctcccgccgctgcccgctgccccggCACCCCGGCGCTTTGCCCTCGCCCGCGAGGACCCACCCGCCCGCGGCCGCCAGCCGCCCACTCTGCCCAGGAGTGCGGCTGTGCCGCTGGCCACCCCAGGGGGCCGGGAGGGCCCCGGGGCCAGGGGGGCGGTGGGCGGCCCCGGTGCCCAGCACGATGCCCGGCACGAGATCCTGGGCTGCGGCGTCTCTGTCCGCAGCCTCAAGGCCAACTacgaggggccggggggggcccccGCACCCCTCCCTAGAGTCCCCAAGCGCAAACGGGTGCAGCCCCCTGGCAGCACCCGCCGGCCCGTCCTGGAGGAGGAGTACGGGGACGGGGCAGTGCGGCGGAGCCGGCCGGCGGTGCCGGAGCCGAGTGGCCCACGGGAGCGCGCGGAGAGGCGCAAGGAGCGCGCGGTCTTCCTCTTCCTGGAGCACTGGAAGAAGCGGGCCCTGGGGACGGTGCCCAGGGAGGAGCGGCCGCCACGGCCAGGGAGACGGCGACCAGCAGCAGGGCGGCTGCTGGCCCGCTGGAGGAGCATTGCCCGCCGGGTGCCGGGGCGGCAGATCCGGCGGCTGAGCCGGGCCACGGTGCTGTACTGGCCCCAGCACTTCCTGCCCCACGTCGGCGGCTCGCCCATGCCCCACGACAGCCTCCCGCTCGACCTCTTCATGCTGGGCTACTTCCAGCTGCTGGAGATGCCGCTCAGCCCCGAGGAGCGGCGCTTCCGCCACCTCCTCTGCTACGAGATGTTTGACCGCCTGGGCAGCCACAGCTGGCACCGCGTCCGCCGCTTCCACCGCGCCGCGCTGGAGCGGGTCGAGGCCGGTCACCGCCGCTGGGTCGACGGCTTTGAGGATCTTGTGCAGGAGTTTTTCGGGGACGGCCCCACTGCGGTGGCGGAGAGCCCACCAGAGCCCCCCCCCATGGCcccaggaggggagggggcggcagcACCGGTGCCAGTGCCGGTGCCGGAGCTGGGCGAGTTCAGCGAGGAGGACGTCTGCCGCTTCATCGACCGCAGCTTCTCCttctggaaggagaaggaagcGGAGATGTCCGACACCTGA